In a genomic window of Mycosarcoma maydis chromosome 5, whole genome shotgun sequence:
- a CDS encoding uncharacterized protein (related to mitochondrial intermediate peptidase precursor), protein MASTSKNAQRAAASVAHSYHVCLARRMSRLPTLLSNISAPAASKALDRYESKRIHSRSFSSSLAAQRVQRPTSAGPILTNPISDHEKDNDELRSLFDAPPTSSSANHLRSSGPSTGLFEIPSLTSPQNFLVLAQQTLARAQLLVDRIDRAGSADASTAQGIKELKEVVRNLDRLSDLLCGVIDMAELVRNAHPDPEWAEAANAAYEYLCGYMNVLNTHTGLYSVLKNILSIKEVAETLSKEATAVAQVFLRDFEKSGIHLPPAERERFVQLSDEILVLGRGFLQDIAGNDASDDFARIASAQADADKSDMVGLPTHWLEDVNPTILKAVRASAITDTDGLLTFSAADQPWVFQTLLKYAPDERARKVAFRAANYGSQAQVQRLERLLKARAELATLTGASSYAEMALGDKMAKEPQNVEEFLRALTKHHRPRASHDLDKLRRLKHNATVSEPAQNTRQSTFNTNSTLPEFAPWDRDMYTEQHFRSASLSNVQPLSPYLSVGSVFAGLSRLFSALYGIRFRASMVAPGEVWSEGAGDVMKVEVLDESEGARGTSGSAEGLIGTIYADLWSREGKPGGAAHYTVRCSRRVDKDDEAGDFTYGRAEDGRVVRPQDLGGEGCGNPLQAPTFEQRERPGRYQLPVVVLMCDFARPGNANQGPCLLGWHEVETLFHEMGHAIHSMIGRTSYHNVSGTRCATDFVELPSILMEHFVSSPQVVHLLARHHSTGASLPFEHLSSHLAASKSLEGLDTYHQILLARLDQLYHSQLAASPSFSSTTTYSDLDRQMHLPGAPNLSYTEGAHPQVRFGHLFGYGSTYYSYLLDRVIASKVWNHLFANNPLDRYAGQVFKNQCLKYGGGKDPWHILADVLNEDSVRQGDSRAMQQVGKWGIEC, encoded by the coding sequence ATGGCGTCCACGTCGAAGAACGCAcagcgcgctgctgcttcggtAGCTCACTCATATCACGTTTGTCTAGCACGGCGTATGTCGCGGCTGCCGACACTGCTCTCCAACATCAGCGCACCAGCTGCCTCGAAGGCATTGGATCGATATGAAAGCAAACGCATTCATAGTAGATCCTTCAGCTCATCTCTAGCGGCGCAAAGAGTCCAGCGACCCACATCTGCTGGTCCAATACTCACCAATCCCATCTCGGACCACGAAAAGGACAACGACGAACTGCGCTCCCTGTTCGACGCACCACCAACTTCCTCTTCCGCGAACCATCTTAGATCATCTGGCCCCTCAACAGGACTGTTCGAGATCCCTTCACTCACATCGCCACAAAATTTTCTCGTCCTAGCGCAGCAGACGCTTGCGCGTGCCCAGCTGCTCGTAGACCGGATCGACCGGGCTGGTTCCGCGGACGCCAGCACAGCTCAAGGcatcaaggagctcaaAGAAGTGGTTCGAAACCTCGATAGGCTTAGCGACCTTCTCTGCGGAGTCATTGATATGGCCGAACTGGTGCGCAATGCTCATCCTGACCCGGAGTGGGCCGAAGCAGCCAATGCGGCATACGAATATCTGTGCGGCTACATGAACGTTCTCAACACACACACTGGGCTGTACAGTGTACTCAAGAACATTCTCTCTATTAAAGAGGTAGCAGAGACGCTATCAAAGGAAGCCACGGCTGTAGCACAGGTGTTTTTACGCGACTTTGAAAAGTCGGGCATCCATCTACCACCAGCTGAGCGCGAACGATTCGTGCAGCTCTCGGACGAAATTTTGGTTCTCGGTCGCGGATTCTTGCAAGACATCGCTGGGAATGATGCTTCAGACGACTTTGCTCGCATAGCAAGTGCACAAGCGGATGCGGACAAATCAGACATGGTTGGGCTGCCAACGCATTGGTTGGAAGACGTCAATCCGACGATACTGAAAGCggtgcgagcgagcgcgatTACTGACACCGATGGCTTGCTCACCTTTTCCGCCGCCGACCAACCATGGGTATTTCAAACACTACTCAAGTACGCGCCGGATGAACGTGCTCGGAAGGTCGCCTTCCGCGCTGCGAACTACGGCAGCCAGGCTCAGGTGCAACGTCTGGAACGGCTGCTGAAAGCGCGTGCTGAACTTGCCACTCTCACGGGCGCCAGTTCGTACGCTGAAATGGCTTTGGGAGACAAAATGGCCAAAGAGCCGCAGAACGTCGAAGAATTTCTGCGTGCGCTAACGAAACATCATCGTCCGCGAGCCTCGCAcgacctcgacaagcttcGGCGACTCAAACACAATGCCACCGTCTCAGAGCCTGCCCAAAACACACGGCAATCGACGTTCAACACAAATTCGACGCTGCCCGAGTTCGCACCGTGGGATAGGGATATGTACACCGAACAACATTTTCGTTCGGCATCGCTCAGCAACGTTCAGCCTCTCTCGCCGTATTTGAGTGTCGGATCCGTGTTCGCCGGGCTTTCTCGGTTGTTTTCTGCATTGTACGGCATACGCTTCCGAGCCAGTATGGTGGCTCCCGGCGAAGTTTGGAGCGAAGGAGCAGGTGATGTGATGAAGGTCGAGGTGCTGGATGAATCCGAAGGTGCGCGTGGCACCAGTGGCTCTGCTGAGGGCTTGATCGGGACCATCTACGCGGATCTTTGGAGTCGAGAGGGGAAGCCTGGCGGAGCAGCGCACTACACTGTTCGTTGCTCCAGGAGGGTGGACAAGGACGATGAAGCAGGAGATTTTACTTATGGACGAGCCGAGGATGGGCGGGTGGTGAGACCTCAAGATCTGGGAGGGGAAGGGTGTGGGAACCCACTACAAGCGCCAACGTTCGAACAGCGCGAGCGTCCTGGAAGGTACCAGTTACCTGTCGTAGTCTTGATGTGCGACTTTGCTCGTCCGGGAAACGCGAATCAAGGGCCGTGTCTGCTGGGTTGGCATGAGGTCGAAACGTTGTTTCACGAAATGGGCCATGCGATCCATTCGATGATTGGACGAACTTCGTACCACAACGTATCTGGTACACGCTGCGCGACCGACTTTGTCGAACTACCGTCGATCCTGATGGAACATTTTGTCTCTTCTCCTCAAGTGGTTCACCTGCTCGCACGCCATCATTCTACCGGGGCAAGTTTACCGTTCGAACACCTCTCATCGCATCTCGCCGCAAGTAAATCACTGGAAGGCTTGGATACATACCACCAGATCCTGCTCGCGCGTCTGGACCAGCTCTACCACTCACAGCTAGCTGCGTCTCCCTCGTTCTCGTCTACCACGACCTACTCGGATCTGGATCGTCAAATGCATCTCCCGGGAGCTCCCAACCTGTCGTATACAGAAGGCGCTCATCCACAAGTACGCTTCGGCCACCTGTTCGGTTACGGCAGCACGTACTACTCGTACCTGTTGGATCGGGTGATCGCGAGCAAAGTGTGGAACCATCTTTTCGCCAATAACCCACTCGACAGGTACGCTGGCCAAGTATTCAAGAACCAATGCTTAAAGTACGGCGGTGGCAAAGACCCCTGGCACATCCTCGCCGACGTGCTCAACGAAGACTCTGTCAGGCAAGGCGATTCTCGCGCCATGCAACAGGTCGGAAAGTGGGGCATCGAGTGCTAA